One stretch of Jiangella gansuensis DSM 44835 DNA includes these proteins:
- the soxR gene encoding redox-sensitive transcriptional activator SoxR, which yields METVAWNKSELTVGELSRRSGVAVSALHFYERQGLIASRRTSGNQRRYRRATLRQVALIRIAQRVGIPLAEIADALSSLPDGRTPDQADWERLSLQWRTDLDERIKRLQQLRDDFTDCIGCGCLSLSCCALANSRDALGEHGPGPRRLIEDDIGPECAS from the coding sequence ATGGAGACCGTGGCGTGGAACAAGTCCGAACTGACCGTGGGAGAACTGTCCCGGCGCAGCGGCGTCGCCGTGTCGGCCCTGCACTTCTACGAGCGCCAAGGGCTCATCGCATCCCGCCGTACGTCCGGAAACCAGCGCCGCTACCGGCGGGCGACGCTGCGCCAGGTGGCCCTGATCCGGATCGCTCAGCGCGTGGGCATCCCGCTGGCCGAGATCGCGGACGCGTTGTCGAGCCTGCCGGACGGGCGCACGCCGGACCAGGCGGACTGGGAGCGGCTGTCCCTGCAGTGGCGCACCGACCTCGACGAACGCATCAAGCGACTGCAGCAGCTGCGCGACGACTTCACCGACTGCATCGGATGCGGCTGTCTGTCGCTCAGCTGCTGCGCGCTGGCCAACTCGCGCGACGCGTTGGGGGAGCACGGCCCCGGACCTCGCCGGCTCATCGAGGACGACATCGGGCCCGAATGCGCGTCGTGA
- a CDS encoding zinc-binding dehydrogenase, whose protein sequence is MHAIRLHEFGPAQNLRYEQAPDPSPGPGRVLVAVEASGVHLIDTALRAGTTGGGPIPVPELPMIPGREVAGTVRAVGSDVDAAWLGRRVVVHLGLASGGYARLAVASADAVHVLPDGLAPDVAVAMIGTGRTAVAVLDVAALTAGDVVVVTAAAGGLGSLFVQAARHAGAVVVGTAGGADKVARVRQLGATHAVDYRKGSWPDEVRAALGDREVSVVLDGVGGVLGRAAMDLLGVGGRLVMFGWSSGELLPFTSNDLVDRGLTATWAIGRRVVSRGPGALRELEARALAEAAAGRLVPVVHRFPLADAAAAHVALENRNTVGKVVLVP, encoded by the coding sequence ATGCACGCCATCCGACTGCACGAGTTCGGCCCGGCACAGAACCTCCGCTACGAACAGGCACCCGATCCGTCGCCCGGACCCGGCCGGGTACTGGTGGCCGTGGAGGCCAGCGGCGTGCATCTGATCGACACCGCGCTGCGCGCCGGGACCACGGGCGGCGGTCCGATCCCGGTGCCGGAGCTGCCGATGATCCCCGGTCGTGAGGTCGCCGGGACCGTCCGCGCCGTCGGGTCCGACGTCGACGCCGCCTGGTTGGGACGGCGCGTGGTGGTCCACCTGGGGCTTGCCAGCGGCGGGTACGCGCGGCTCGCCGTCGCTTCGGCCGACGCCGTGCACGTCCTGCCGGACGGCTTGGCGCCGGACGTCGCCGTCGCGATGATCGGAACCGGCCGGACCGCGGTTGCCGTACTCGACGTCGCCGCGCTCACCGCCGGAGACGTCGTCGTGGTCACTGCCGCGGCGGGCGGCCTGGGCAGCTTGTTCGTGCAGGCGGCGCGGCATGCTGGAGCCGTCGTCGTCGGGACCGCCGGCGGCGCGGACAAGGTGGCGCGGGTCCGGCAACTCGGCGCCACCCACGCCGTCGACTACCGGAAGGGCAGCTGGCCGGACGAGGTCCGCGCGGCGCTCGGCGACCGGGAGGTGAGCGTGGTGCTCGACGGTGTCGGTGGCGTGCTGGGACGGGCCGCGATGGACCTGCTGGGGGTGGGCGGCAGGCTCGTGATGTTCGGCTGGTCGTCCGGGGAACTGCTGCCGTTCACCTCGAATGACCTGGTCGACCGTGGCCTGACCGCCACCTGGGCCATCGGCCGGCGTGTCGTCAGCCGTGGTCCGGGCGCGCTGCGTGAGCTGGAGGCCCGGGCCCTGGCGGAGGCGGCGGCCGGCCGGTTGGTTCCTGTCGTGCACCGGTTCCCACTGGCCGACGCCGCCGCGGCCCACGTCGCGCTGGAGAACCGGAACACCGTCGGCAAGGTCGTCCTCGTCCCCTGA
- the betC gene encoding choline-sulfatase gives MTGQPTSPNVLIVMVDQLTAFGLGAYGNDDVLTPHLDALADRGVVFENAYANSPLCVPSRAAMMTGRLPSAVPCNDNAEEFPASVPTFAHTLRRAGYRTILAGKMHFVGPDQLHGFEERLTTDIFPADLTWTRPWETLGDPPRLSGKQRSGGREYVDILNRSGPQPWTYQMHYDEEVRFRTLQRLRELAMDTGPRHDEPWLLVTSMTQPHDPYAAPQEYWDRYEGRQIRLPDRSGPREAHPLDVWVNAFHGVDLHDVTDEQVYRARRGYYAMISYVDDVVGQLAAELTRLDLADNTVVIFTSDHGDQLGENDMFFKRTLREWSVRVPLIAAGPGVRPGHRVDVPVSLVDIHPTLADLAGTSVPACVGEAFDGASVAPLLAGQDAEHPDVVLENYAEGTIAPVRAVVRGRHKLVRAPDLQDQLYDLGHDPGERHNVVDDPAYAEVSARMRADMSRSWDPEEAHRTVVRSQRIRAFLGEAMAHGRHHSWDHQPDTDAARQWIRGADDDPWDPLFGF, from the coding sequence GTGACTGGGCAGCCGACGAGCCCGAACGTGCTCATCGTCATGGTCGACCAGCTGACGGCGTTCGGGCTGGGCGCGTACGGCAACGACGACGTGCTCACGCCACACCTCGACGCTCTCGCCGACCGCGGTGTCGTGTTCGAGAACGCGTACGCGAACTCGCCGCTGTGCGTGCCGTCGCGGGCGGCCATGATGACCGGGCGGCTGCCCAGCGCCGTACCGTGCAACGACAATGCCGAGGAGTTCCCGGCCTCGGTCCCGACGTTCGCGCACACGCTGCGCCGGGCCGGGTACCGCACCATCCTCGCCGGAAAGATGCACTTCGTCGGCCCGGACCAACTGCATGGCTTCGAGGAGCGGCTCACCACCGACATCTTCCCGGCCGATCTCACCTGGACCCGGCCCTGGGAGACGCTCGGCGACCCGCCGCGGTTGTCCGGCAAGCAGCGCAGCGGCGGGCGGGAGTACGTCGACATCCTCAACCGGTCCGGCCCGCAGCCATGGACCTACCAGATGCACTACGACGAGGAAGTTCGGTTCCGCACGCTGCAGCGGCTGCGGGAGCTGGCCATGGACACCGGACCGCGCCATGACGAACCGTGGCTGCTGGTGACGTCCATGACTCAGCCGCACGATCCGTACGCGGCGCCGCAGGAGTACTGGGACCGTTACGAGGGCCGGCAGATCCGGCTGCCAGACCGGTCCGGCCCCCGCGAGGCGCATCCGCTGGACGTGTGGGTCAACGCGTTCCACGGGGTCGATCTGCACGACGTCACCGACGAACAGGTCTACCGTGCCCGCCGCGGCTACTACGCGATGATCAGCTACGTCGACGACGTCGTCGGGCAGCTCGCCGCGGAGCTGACCCGGCTCGACCTGGCCGACAACACGGTCGTGATCTTCACCAGCGATCACGGTGACCAGCTCGGCGAGAACGACATGTTCTTCAAACGCACACTGCGCGAGTGGTCGGTGCGCGTGCCGTTGATCGCGGCCGGCCCCGGGGTCCGCCCTGGGCATCGGGTGGATGTGCCGGTGTCGCTGGTCGACATCCATCCCACGCTCGCCGACCTGGCCGGGACATCGGTTCCGGCGTGCGTGGGCGAGGCGTTCGACGGCGCCAGCGTCGCGCCGCTCCTGGCCGGGCAGGACGCCGAGCACCCGGACGTCGTGCTGGAGAACTACGCGGAGGGCACCATCGCGCCGGTGCGAGCAGTCGTACGCGGCCGGCACAAGCTCGTCCGGGCGCCGGACCTGCAGGACCAGCTCTATGACCTGGGCCACGACCCGGGCGAGCGGCACAACGTCGTCGACGATCCGGCCTACGCCGAGGTGTCGGCGCGGATGCGGGCGGACATGTCACGGTCGTGGGATCCCGAGGAGGCGCACCGAACGGTGGTACGCAGCCAGCGGATCCGGGCATTCCTCGGCGAGGCGATGGCCCACGGCCGGCACCACTCCTGGGATCACCAGCCGGACACCGACGCCGCCCGGCAGTGGATCCGTGGCGCCGACGACGATCCCTGGGATCCGCTGTTCGGGTTCTGA